Proteins from one Faecalibacterium sp. I3-3-33 genomic window:
- the nrdD gene encoding anaerobic ribonucleoside-triphosphate reductase, whose protein sequence is MKIIKRNGAEVPFDITKIITAVTKASDSVGGQARLSREQITQIAAAVTDQCQQLNRAVSVEEVQDLVENQLMDIQAHDVARHYITYRYVQSLKRQTNTTDERILSLIECQNEEVKQENANKNPTVNSVQRDYMAGEISKDLTARLLLDPEIVKAHQEGLIHFHDSDYFAQHMHNCDLVNLEDMLQNGTVISGTYIEKPHSFSTACNIATQIIAQVASNQYGGQSISLTHLAPFVDVSRKKIAAEVELEMEGLDVSAERKKEIVERRLRNEINRGVQTIQYQVVTLMTTNGQAPFITVFMYLGEARNPQEKADLAIIIEETIRQRYQGVKNEAGVWITPAFPKLIYVLEEDNIRPGTPYYYLTELAAKCTAKRMVPDYISEKKMLELKVDKNGEGHCYTCMGCRSFLTPYVDPETGKPKYYGRFNQGVVTINLVDVALSSGGNFEKFWKIFDERLALCHRALQARHQRLLGTPSDAAPILWQYGALARLKKGEKIDKLLFGGYSTISLGYAGLYECVKYMTGKSHTDAGAKPFALSVMQHMNDKCNEWKKAENMDYSLYGTPLESTTYKFAKCLQKRFGIVEGITDKNYITNSYHVHVSEPIDAFTKLKFEADFQRLSPGGAISYVEVPNMQDNLEAVMSVLQFIYDNIMYAELNTKSDYCQVCGYDGEIKIVEDDGKLVWECPKCGNRDQNKLNVARRTCGYIGTQFWNQGRTQEIKDRVLHL, encoded by the coding sequence ATGAAGATCATCAAACGAAACGGTGCAGAAGTTCCTTTTGATATTACCAAGATCATCACCGCCGTTACCAAAGCCAGCGATTCTGTGGGCGGTCAGGCTCGTCTGAGCCGGGAGCAGATCACCCAGATTGCCGCAGCCGTTACCGACCAGTGCCAGCAGCTCAACCGCGCGGTCAGCGTGGAAGAAGTACAGGATCTGGTGGAGAACCAGCTGATGGACATTCAGGCGCACGATGTAGCACGCCACTATATCACCTACCGCTACGTCCAGAGCCTGAAGCGCCAGACCAACACCACCGACGAGCGCATCCTGAGCCTGATCGAGTGCCAGAACGAAGAGGTCAAGCAGGAGAACGCCAACAAGAACCCCACCGTCAACAGCGTGCAGCGCGACTATATGGCCGGCGAGATCTCCAAGGATCTGACCGCCCGCCTGCTGCTGGACCCGGAGATCGTAAAGGCACATCAGGAGGGTCTGATCCACTTCCACGATTCCGACTACTTTGCCCAGCACATGCACAACTGTGATCTGGTGAACTTGGAAGATATGCTGCAGAACGGCACCGTTATTTCCGGTACCTATATTGAGAAGCCGCACAGCTTCTCCACCGCCTGCAACATTGCCACCCAGATCATTGCACAGGTAGCTTCCAACCAGTACGGCGGCCAGAGCATCAGCCTGACCCATCTGGCTCCCTTTGTGGACGTCTCCCGCAAGAAGATTGCCGCTGAGGTGGAGCTGGAGATGGAAGGGCTGGACGTCTCTGCCGAGCGCAAGAAGGAGATCGTGGAGCGCCGTCTGCGCAACGAGATCAACCGCGGCGTGCAGACCATCCAGTATCAGGTTGTCACCCTGATGACCACCAACGGTCAGGCGCCCTTCATTACGGTATTCATGTATCTGGGCGAAGCCCGCAACCCGCAGGAAAAGGCCGACCTTGCCATCATCATTGAGGAGACCATCCGGCAGCGCTATCAGGGCGTGAAGAACGAGGCCGGTGTGTGGATCACCCCCGCCTTCCCCAAGCTGATCTATGTGCTGGAGGAGGACAACATCCGCCCCGGCACTCCCTACTACTACCTGACCGAGCTGGCCGCAAAGTGCACCGCCAAGCGCATGGTGCCGGACTACATCTCGGAAAAGAAGATGCTGGAGCTGAAGGTAGACAAAAACGGTGAGGGGCACTGCTACACCTGCATGGGCTGCCGCAGCTTCCTGACCCCCTATGTGGACCCCGAGACCGGCAAGCCCAAGTACTATGGCCGTTTCAATCAGGGCGTGGTCACCATCAATCTGGTGGACGTTGCCCTGAGCTCCGGCGGTAACTTTGAAAAGTTCTGGAAGATTTTTGACGAGCGTCTGGCGCTGTGCCACCGCGCCTTGCAGGCACGCCATCAGCGGCTGCTGGGCACCCCCAGCGATGCTGCCCCCATCCTGTGGCAGTATGGTGCGCTGGCACGCCTGAAGAAGGGTGAAAAGATCGACAAGCTGCTGTTCGGCGGCTACTCCACCATCAGTCTGGGTTATGCCGGCCTGTACGAGTGCGTGAAGTATATGACCGGCAAGAGCCACACCGACGCCGGTGCCAAGCCCTTTGCCCTGAGCGTGATGCAGCACATGAACGACAAGTGCAACGAGTGGAAGAAAGCCGAGAACATGGACTACTCCCTCTACGGCACCCCGCTGGAATCCACCACCTACAAGTTCGCCAAGTGCCTGCAGAAACGCTTTGGCATCGTGGAGGGCATCACGGACAAGAACTATATCACCAACAGCTACCACGTCCATGTCTCTGAGCCCATCGACGCCTTTACCAAGCTGAAATTCGAGGCCGACTTCCAGCGCCTGTCCCCGGGCGGTGCCATCAGCTATGTGGAAGTGCCCAATATGCAGGATAATCTGGAAGCCGTCATGAGCGTGCTGCAGTTCATCTACGATAACATCATGTACGCCGAGTTGAACACCAAGTCCGATTACTGTCAGGTGTGCGGCTACGATGGCGAGATCAAGATCGTGGAGGACGATGGCAAGCTGGTGTGGGAGTGCCCCAAGTGCGGCAACCGCGACCAGAACAAGCTGAACGTTGCCCGCCGCACCTGCGGTTATATCGGCACCCAGTTCTGGAACCAGGGCCGCACGCAGGAGATCAAGGATCGCGTGCTGCATCTGTAA
- the nrdG gene encoding anaerobic ribonucleoside-triphosphate reductase activating protein yields the protein MNYANIKYYDIANGPGVRTSVFVSGCRHHCPGCFNAVAWDFDYGQPFDKTVRNEVFASCQPDYIAGLSLLGGEPFEPENQRELLPFVRNFKALYPAKTVWCYSGYTWEQLTGKEPSPARCEVTDELLALLDVLVDGRFVQAEHDISLRFRGSRNQRLLDVPKSLAAGQPVWWEDEKVFATHTMER from the coding sequence ATGAACTACGCAAACATCAAATATTACGATATCGCCAACGGCCCCGGGGTGCGCACCAGCGTTTTTGTGTCCGGCTGCCGCCACCACTGCCCGGGCTGCTTCAACGCCGTGGCATGGGATTTTGACTACGGGCAGCCCTTTGATAAGACCGTGCGCAACGAGGTATTCGCCTCCTGTCAGCCGGACTATATCGCCGGGCTCTCCCTGCTGGGCGGCGAACCCTTTGAACCAGAGAATCAGCGGGAGCTGCTGCCCTTTGTGCGCAACTTCAAGGCGCTGTACCCCGCCAAGACGGTGTGGTGCTACTCCGGCTACACTTGGGAACAGCTTACCGGCAAAGAGCCCAGCCCCGCGCGGTGCGAAGTGACCGACGAGCTGCTGGCACTGCTGGATGTGCTGGTGGACGGCAGATTTGTGCAGGCTGAGCACGACATCTCCCTGCGCTTCCGCGGCAGCCGCAACCAGCGCCTGCTGGATGTGCCCAAGTCCCTTGCCGCCGGGCAGCCCGTGTGGTGGGAGGACGAAAAGGTGTTCGCCACCCATACCATGGAACGGTAA
- a CDS encoding RecQ family ATP-dependent DNA helicase: MENPHSILKKVFGYDSFRPGQEEIVSRLLAGQDVLAVMPTGAGKSICYQVPALLLPGITIVVSPLVSLMKDQVGALVQAGVAAAFLNNSLTDNQKALMLHRAREGWYKIIYVAPERLEMPGFQRFAQERQISMVTVDEAHCISQWGQDFRPSYLRIKEFVDSLPSRPVIGAFTATATAHVREDIRTHLALQAPYEVTTSFDRPNLYFETRRALPSQKPKELLELVLKEGNHAGIVYCSTTRQVDETVQLLQSRSIRAAAYHAKLDADTRRQNQDDFLYDRVQVMVATNAFGMGIDKPNVRFVIHYNMPKDLESYYQEAGRAGRDGQPARCTLLYSGTDVRTIRFFIDKEREADNGLPADVKAEAARKAEERLKYMTFYSTTQHCLRGFLLQYFGEAAPKKCGNCSCCLAAEQEAQLQVEYARRRAAQSADRLEKPRRAKPAAAGSLSEADEKLLNALYAVRKRLAGKQNLPAFMVFNDATLREMAEKKPMSIDELLNISGVGEKKAARYGNAFLRVIEDAVGSRE; encoded by the coding sequence ATGGAAAACCCGCACAGTATCCTGAAAAAAGTTTTCGGCTACGACAGCTTCCGCCCCGGGCAGGAGGAGATCGTCAGCCGCCTGCTGGCCGGGCAGGATGTGCTGGCGGTCATGCCCACCGGCGCGGGCAAATCCATCTGCTATCAGGTACCGGCGCTGCTGCTGCCGGGCATTACCATCGTGGTATCCCCGCTGGTCAGCCTGATGAAGGATCAGGTGGGGGCACTGGTGCAGGCGGGCGTGGCAGCGGCTTTTCTGAACAACAGCCTGACCGACAACCAGAAGGCGCTGATGCTGCACCGCGCCCGGGAGGGCTGGTACAAGATCATCTATGTAGCACCGGAGCGGCTGGAGATGCCGGGCTTCCAGCGGTTTGCGCAGGAGCGGCAGATCAGCATGGTCACGGTGGACGAGGCGCACTGCATCAGCCAGTGGGGACAGGATTTCCGCCCCAGCTATCTGCGCATCAAGGAATTTGTGGACAGCCTGCCCAGCCGCCCGGTCATCGGTGCGTTCACGGCTACCGCCACCGCCCATGTGCGGGAGGATATCCGCACCCATCTGGCGCTGCAAGCGCCCTACGAGGTGACTACCAGCTTCGACCGTCCCAACCTGTACTTCGAGACCCGGCGGGCGCTGCCCAGCCAGAAGCCCAAGGAGCTGCTGGAACTGGTGCTCAAGGAGGGCAATCATGCGGGCATCGTGTATTGCAGTACCACCCGGCAGGTGGACGAGACGGTGCAGCTGCTGCAGAGCCGCAGCATCCGGGCGGCGGCTTACCACGCAAAGCTGGATGCAGACACCCGGCGGCAGAATCAGGACGACTTCCTCTACGACCGGGTGCAGGTGATGGTGGCCACCAACGCCTTTGGCATGGGCATCGACAAGCCCAATGTGCGGTTCGTCATCCATTATAATATGCCCAAGGATCTGGAAAGCTATTATCAGGAGGCCGGGCGTGCCGGGCGGGACGGCCAGCCCGCCCGCTGCACCCTGCTGTATTCCGGCACGGATGTGCGCACCATCCGCTTTTTCATCGACAAGGAGCGGGAGGCCGACAACGGTCTGCCTGCGGATGTAAAGGCCGAAGCCGCCCGCAAGGCAGAGGAGCGGCTCAAGTACATGACCTTCTACTCTACCACCCAGCACTGCCTGCGCGGCTTTCTGCTGCAATACTTCGGGGAGGCTGCGCCCAAAAAGTGCGGCAACTGCTCCTGCTGCCTTGCCGCCGAGCAGGAAGCGCAGCTGCAGGTGGAGTACGCCCGCCGCCGTGCCGCCCAAAGCGCCGACCGGCTGGAAAAGCCCCGCCGCGCAAAGCCTGCCGCAGCGGGCAGCCTGAGCGAGGCGGACGAAAAGCTGCTCAACGCTCTGTACGCCGTGCGCAAGCGCCTTGCAGGTAAGCAGAACCTGCCCGCCTTTATGGTGTTCAACGATGCCACCCTGCGGGAGATGGCAGAGAAAAAGCCCATGAGCATCGACGAGCTGCTGAACATCAGCGGCGTGGGCGAAAAGAAGGCCGCCCGCTATGGCAACGCCTTCCTGCGCGTCATCGAGGACGCCGTGGGCAGCCGGGAGTGA